The Primulina tabacum isolate GXHZ01 chromosome 7, ASM2559414v2, whole genome shotgun sequence genome includes a window with the following:
- the LOC142550484 gene encoding uncharacterized protein LOC142550484, which yields MDIELVKCECCGLKEDCTQDYITQVKSCFGGKWLCGLCSEAVRDEFNMAFGMDEAVKAHMSFCRKPRKPNPAIGVADGMREILRRRSSDLSDNSSSSSKKKYSRSSSAAGKVGNHGINYY from the coding sequence ATGGACATTGAACTAGTGAAGTGTGAGTGCTGTGGATTGAAAGAAGACTGCACGCAGGATTACATCACCCAAGTGAAGTCGTGCTTCGGCGGCAAATGGCTCTGCGGGCTGTGCTCAGAGGCTGTGAGAGATGAGTTCAACATGGCGTTCGGGATGGATGAAGCTGTCAAAGCTCACATGTCTTTCTGTCGAAAACCGCGTAAACCGAATCCGGCGATTGGGGTCGCCGATGGGATGAGGGAGATTTTGAGGAGAAGGTCGAGTGATTTGTCGGAtaattcatcttcttcatcGAAGAAAAAGTACTCTAGATCATCTAGTGCTGCTGGTAAAGTAGGGAATCACGGCATTAATTATTACTAG